GAAGCTCACCAACTCACCCAGGAGGAGAACCTCTTCGGGGCATTAAAGAAAATCCATAAGCTCGGGCCCAGGTACGTAGTGATTAAAAAGGGTTCGCACGGTTCGCTGCTCTCTGGTCCGCAGGGATTGTTCATTTGCCCGGCGTACCCCTTGCGCAAGGTTGTCGATCCAACCGGAGCGGGCGACTCGTTCGTTGGGGGGATGATGGGGTATCTTTCCAGTTGCGCAGGCTCAGTGGAGCGGAACATCCGGCGCGCGATGATCTACGGAACAGTCGTGGCCTCCTTCTGCTGCGAAGGCTTTGGGCTGACGCGCACAATGCGCATCACTCGCCGCCACATCGAAAAGCGCGTCAAGGAGTTGGAGGCCCTGACAAGATTCTAGCCTGAAGGCCAAAGGCCTCCTCTATGCCAGCCCAGGGTGTTTCGGTTGAAAGCCGTTTAGGCCCTTTTACCCCGCCTTGCAAACTCTCTGTGTGGCCTATATTGTGCTGCCAGACTGATTGAAGTTTTTTATGAAACGACGAGTAATTTACGGGGTGGTGTTGGTGGTTCTGAGCATCAATTTGATTATCGGAGCGCGCGTCTATTTCAGCACCGCCCAAGCCGCTGAGAAGGATTCGCCCTATCCGAGTTTGGAGCTTTTCTCCTTCGTGATGGAGAAAGTGCGCAAGGACTACGTTGATGGCAAGAATCTGACCTATCAAGACCTGGTGTATGGAGCGCTTAAGGGGATGCTCAATACCCTGGACCCACACAGCGAATTCATGGAACCTGAACAGTACAAGGAACTTCAGAATGATACCCAGGGCGCCTTTGGCGGTTTGGGCATCGTAGTCTCGATGCGAGACAACTTCATTACTGTCGTCGCCCCGATGGATGACAGTCCCGGCTTTAAGGCCGGCATTATGTCCGGTGACAGGATTATTCGGGTGGACGGGAAAAGCACAGAAAAGTTGGGGCTGCAAGAGACGGTAAAGACGCTGCGGGGGGACCCTGGGACCGACGTGCGACTGACTATTTTTCGGCCTTCAACCAGCCAGGTCAAGGAGTACAAATTGACGCGCTCGGTCATTAATGTCGATATGGCCAAAGACATCAATGGGAAAAAGGAGTTTCCATTAGGCGAGAACAAGATCGGCTATGTGCGCCTGGTTCAGTTTGGAGAGAAGACCAGCGACGAACTCGAGGCGGCGTTGAATAAGCTCAAGTCCGAACATATGCAGGGCTTGATCCTGGATTTACGATGGAATCCCGGCGGATTGCTCGAACAGGCGGTGGATGTATGCGAGAAGTTCCTCCCCCGAGGCACCCTGATTGTAACAACCGAAGGCCGTAACCCTGCCCAGGATTCAGAACACCGCGCCACCGGGAGCGGAGATGAGTTGCACGATATGCCGATGGTTGTGCTGGTGAACGGGTACAGCGCCAGCGCCTCGGAAATTGTGGCGGGCTGCCTCCAAGACCTCAAACGCGGCATTATCCTGGGCGAGAAGACCTTCGGCAAAGGGTCCGTGCAAAGCATCATGCCATTGAAAGACGGTTCGGCATTGCGCCTGACCACCGCAAAGTATTACACCCCAAGTCACAAAGTCATTCATGAACGCGGCATTACTCCCGACATCATCGTGCCAGTCACCGACGAGCAGGACCGCGATATGCAACTCCAGCGGGCGCCGGGCGGTTTGCAAAGCCTGGAGCAACCCGAGCGTGATCGGCTAGAGCACCTGCAGGACCCTCAGATCGATCGGGCAATGGACCTGCTGAAGGGCATCACCCTGTTCACGCAGCGGACACCCCTGGCGGACAAACGGGTAGCCAGAAACGAAAAGGTGCCTGTCCCGCAGTAATGCTGCTGGCATTCGAGACTTCCTGCGATGAGACCAGCGCGGCGCTCATCCAGGGAGGACGTGTGCTGGCTAACATGGTCTCATCCCAAGTCGGCCTGCACGCCGAATATGGCGGGGTCGTGCCGGAGTTGGCAGCGCGCGAGCATCTGCGCAACCTCCTTCCCCTCTCCGCCGCAGTGCTGAAGCAGGCCGGTGCCGGGCCTGAACAGTTGGATGCAGTCGCCGCGACGCAAGGCCCGGGTCTTCCCAGCGCTCTGTTAGTGGGCTTGAAAGCGGCCCAGGCCCTCGCATTTTCTTTACGCCGTCCATTCCTGGGCGTTCATCATCACGAGGCTCACCTCTATTCCCCCTGGCTGCAAGGCACCCCGCCCGTCGCGCGCTTTGAAGAACTCGAGCCCAATGTGTCGCTCG
The window above is part of the Verrucomicrobiia bacterium genome. Proteins encoded here:
- a CDS encoding S41 family peptidase; protein product: MKRRVIYGVVLVVLSINLIIGARVYFSTAQAAEKDSPYPSLELFSFVMEKVRKDYVDGKNLTYQDLVYGALKGMLNTLDPHSEFMEPEQYKELQNDTQGAFGGLGIVVSMRDNFITVVAPMDDSPGFKAGIMSGDRIIRVDGKSTEKLGLQETVKTLRGDPGTDVRLTIFRPSTSQVKEYKLTRSVINVDMAKDINGKKEFPLGENKIGYVRLVQFGEKTSDELEAALNKLKSEHMQGLILDLRWNPGGLLEQAVDVCEKFLPRGTLIVTTEGRNPAQDSEHRATGSGDELHDMPMVVLVNGYSASASEIVAGCLQDLKRGIILGEKTFGKGSVQSIMPLKDGSALRLTTAKYYTPSHKVIHERGITPDIIVPVTDEQDRDMQLQRAPGGLQSLEQPERDRLEHLQDPQIDRAMDLLKGITLFTQRTPLADKRVARNEKVPVPQ